GTTCGCTCAGCTCAGGTACAACCATTCAGTTTCAATCGAAGAAGAGGATCTGACCATGCGAATTCTCATGACCATAGCTGCTGCAGTACTCTTATTTCCCCCGACGGATTCCGCCCGCGGCGCTGAGGGCAAGCAGGACATCGTCGACACCGCGGTATCCGCGGGATCCTTTGGCACGTTGGCGACCGCTCTCAAGGCTGCCAACCTGGTGGAGACGCTGAAGGGGGACGGGCCGTTCACCGTGTTCGCTCCCACCGACGCAGCTTTTAAGGCGCTTCCGGAGGGAACGGTGCATGAGCTGCTCAAGCCGGAGAACAAGAAGAAGCTCGCCTCGGTGCTTACTTACCACGTTGTCCCCGGCGCGAGTCCCGCGGCGGATGTTACTAAGGTTAAGGGCCTGACCACGGTGAATGGTCAGCGCGTTGATATTGCGGTAGACGCTGGAAAGGTGAAAGTGGACGACGCCACTGTCGTGTCAGCCGATATTCACTGTTCGAATGGCGTCATCCACGTGATTGACCGGGTGATTCTGCCCGCCAGCGACGACATCCCCACGACCGCGAAGAAGGCTGAAGCGTTCTCTACACTGCTTGCTGCGGCGAAGCAGGCGGGACTGGCAGAAGCGTTGGCCGGTGAAGGCCCGTTCACAGTCTTCGCTCCCACAGACCAGGCGTTCGAGAAGCTGCCGGCGGGCACCGTTGAGTCGCTGCTCAAACCGGAGAACAAAGATCGGCTGGCGTCGATCCTCAAGCATCACGTCGTCTCGGGGCGCGTTTATTCGGACGCGGCGGTGAAGGCTGGTAAGGCGGAAACCCTGAACGGCGACAGTCTAACGATTGCCAAGGCCAAGGACGGGGCAAAGGTAGGCAACGCAAGGCTGCTCTCGACCGACATTGACGCTAGCAACGGCGTCATTCACGTAATTGACACGGTCTTGCTCCCGAAGGGTGGGACGCAGGCCTCGAGTCAGGTTCCAAGTGCACTACAC
This genomic interval from Posidoniimonas corsicana contains the following:
- a CDS encoding fasciclin domain-containing protein, with amino-acid sequence MATEPFAQLRYNHSVSIEEEDLTMRILMTIAAAVLLFPPTDSARGAEGKQDIVDTAVSAGSFGTLATALKAANLVETLKGDGPFTVFAPTDAAFKALPEGTVHELLKPENKKKLASVLTYHVVPGASPAADVTKVKGLTTVNGQRVDIAVDAGKVKVDDATVVSADIHCSNGVIHVIDRVILPASDDIPTTAKKAEAFSTLLAAAKQAGLAEALAGEGPFTVFAPTDQAFEKLPAGTVESLLKPENKDRLASILKHHVVSGRVYSDAAVKAGKAETLNGDSLTIAKAKDGAKVGNARLLSTDIDASNGVIHVIDTVLLPKGGTQASSQVPSALHVSAQASCPAAGH